The genomic window GGATTCCTCCAGGGGAGCGGTCAGGGGCGGGCTTTCCACGGCATCGGACAGGAGGCGCGGCAGTCCGGAGTGGCCCTGCCGGGAAATGGTTGGCCGAACGAGCGGTTGCAGGCGCAGCGCAGCGGGGTGTTGGGATTGTTCAGGACGCGAAAACGCGGAGGCTTGAGCCGGTCGCCATAGTCCAGGGTCGCGCCGTACAGGACGCTTGCTGCCTCCGGAGAAAATCTTAACTCCACGCTCTCCTCGCTGAACACCATGTCGTTTTCC from Deinococcus radiodurans R1 = ATCC 13939 = DSM 20539 includes these protein-coding regions:
- a CDS encoding HesB/IscA family protein, whose translation is MLRISLEPGGCCGTAYAFALTRQENDMVFSEESVELRFSPEAASVLYGATLDYGDRLKPPRFRVLNNPNTPLRCACNRSFGQPFPGRATPDCRASCPMPWKARP